The Candidatus Cloacimonadota bacterium genomic sequence AAAATTAATCGGGAATTATCCCAATCCATTCTATTCTGCAACCACAATTTCTTTTTCCACCGCAGAGAACGGAGAGGACGCAGAGATGTCGATTTATAATTTGAAAGGTCAAAAAGTGAAAACTTTGGAGTGTTTCCGGCAGCTGCCGGATACAAAAGCGACAAAGTCGCTTTTCCACATAGTCTGGGACGGAAAAGATGAAAATAAC encodes the following:
- a CDS encoding T9SS type A sorting domain-containing protein; amino-acid sequence: MSEIKLIGNYPNPFYSATTISFSTAENGEDAEMSIYNLKGQKVKTLECFRQLPDTKATKSLFHIVWDGKDENN